The Chlorobaculum sp. MV4-Y genome contains the following window.
GGGCAGTGGATTTCGCTTTTTGCGATTCCATTTTCACCGCTCGCCGTGCTGCTGGCGTTTATCCTCTTCAGGCTTTTCGATGTCCTCAAGCCTGGGCCAGTTGATTGGGCGCAACGCCTGCCCGGTGGCTGGGGCATCATGTCGGACGATGTGCTGGCCGGAATTCTGGCCAACCTGTCACTCCGCCTCGTGATGTTTGCCCTCCCGATGCTGCCTTACGGCCTATCCCTGTAAAACTCCAGAATCTTTCCCGACAGACTTCCTGCGTCGAGGCCGACTTCACGGTACAGCTCATCCATGCTTCCGTGGGTGACGAAGTCGTCCGGCAGCCCGAAGGTAACGCACTTCACGCCGGGGTGGGCGTGGTGCAGGTAGTTGACCACGCTGCTTCCGAATCCCCCGATGATGCTGTTCTCCTCGATGGTGACGATGTGCGTGCATCTTTCAGCGGCCATGTCGATCATCTTGGTGTCGAGCGGTTTGAGGAAGCGCATGTCGCACACCAGCGGATCGAGGCCCGCCGTTTCGAGCAGCGCGGCGGTTTCGAGTGCCCGTTGTGACATTGTGCCGATGCCGAGCAGCGCCACCGATCTGCCCTCCCGCAGGATTCGTCCCTTGCCGACCGGAATCGGCGTGAACTCCTTGTGCAGCGTCGCGCCGCTGCCGCTGCCTCGCGGGTAGCGGATGGCGACCGGCCCTTTGATTTCGTACAGCGCGGTGTAGAGCATGTTGCGCAGCTCCTGCTCGTCGCCGGGAGCCATGATCGTCAGGTGCGGCACGGCGTTCAGGAACGACAGGTCGAATGCGCCGTGGTGCGTCGGGCCGTCCTCGCCGACGAGTCCGGCGCGGTCGATGGCAAACACCACGTGCAGGTTTTGCAGCGCCACGTCGTGGATGAGCTGGTCGTAGCCGCGTTGCAGGAAGGTCGAGTAGATCGCGCAGACCGGCTTGAAGCCGCCGCATGCCAGCCCTGCCGCAAAGGTGACGGCGTGCTGCTCGGCGATACCGACGTCGAAGCATCGCGATGGAATGGCTTTCTGGAGCAGGTCGAGCGAGGTGCCGCTCGGCATGGCTGCGGTGATGGCCGTGATGGTCGGGTCTTTCAGCGCCAGCTCGACCAGCGCTTCGCCGAACACCTCCTGATACTTCGGCTTCGCAGGTTTGCCGGGAGCCTTGACGTTCTTGCCGGTCTCGATGTCGAAGCCGCCCGCGCTGGCGTGCCACTTGGGCTGGTTTTCCTCGGCGGGCTTGAAGCCTTTCCCCTTGGTGGTGATGACGTGCAGCAGTTTCGGATGGTGGAGCTGGCGCATTTCGTGCAGTGCCTTGGTGAGCTGCTCAATGTTGTGGCCGTCGATCGGGCCGAAGTAGCGGAAACCGAGCGCCTCGAAGTAGGCGCCGGGCGTGAAGGCCGCCTTGATGCCGTCTTCGAGCCGGTGCACTGCGGTTTTGGCAGTTTCGCCGATTTCGTTGTGCAGCAGGGAGATGCTGTCCCAGACGAACTTGCGCAGCCGGTTGTAGGTCTTGTTCAGGGTGAGGTTGACCAGGTAGTTTTTCAGTCCGCCGGTGCTTGGCGAAATCGCCATCTGGTTGTCGTTGAGAATGACCAGCACGTCGGACTTCGTGTCGCCAAGGTGGTTCATCGCCTCAAAGGCCATGCCACCCGTGAGGCTGCCGTCGCCGATGATCGCCACCACCTTCTCTTTTCGCCCGGCCAGGTCTCGCGCCGCCGCCAGTCCCGCCGCCGCCGAGATCGAGGTCGAAGCGTGGCCGGTGTCGAAGGCGTCGTGAGGACTTTCGCTGCGCTTCGGGAAACCGGCCAGTCCGTGATACTGGCGGTTGGTGTCCATCTGCGCCAGTCGGCCGGTGAGGATTTTGTGCACGTAGGCCTGATGACCCACGTCCCAGACGATCCGGTCGGTCGGGCTGTTATAGACGTAGTGCAGCGCCACGGTCAGCTCGACGACGCCGAGGCTCGATCCGAAGTGGCCGCCGTTCTGCGAAACCAGCTCGATCACCTTTTTCCGGCACTCCGCGGCCACCTGTTCGAGTTCGTGCAAATTCAGCTTCTTGAGGTCGGCGGGGGAGTGGATGGACGAAAGCAGCGGATAGGCCTGCGGCACAGTGGCCGGAGTCGAGACAAGGTCTGCCATAGCATCAGGGGATGAGGTTCAGATGAAAGTACGTAGTTTTCTAACCTTTCGGATCACCCTACGGTTCCGGTCTGGAGCGCTATTCTCCCTGGATGTGCACCAGCACCTCGCGCTTTGGTCGCGGGCCGTCGAGTTCGATGAAGAAGATGGACTGCCATTCGCCGAGCATGAGCTGGCCCTCGGAGAACGGAATCGTTTCGGAGCTGTTCATGAAGAGGCCCAGCAGGTGTGAGTGGGCGTTGTCCCGCCCGTCAATCGTTTCGATGTTGTGCAGCCAGTCGCCGTCTTTCGGAATGAAGCGCTTCAGCCAGGTGGTCATGTCCTGCATGAGCCGCTCCTCCCGCTCGTTGATGTTGAGGCAGGCCGTGGTGTGGCGGCTGAGCAGCGTGACGGTGCCCTGTTGCAGGCCGGACTCTTCGAGCGCCGAACGCACGTCGGCGGTGATGTCGATGATGTCGATCGGCTGGGTGGTCTGACAGGCGATAGTGGTGGTCTGGTAGTTCATGGATGCGCGTTCGGAAATGTGGTGGTGAAAAACGCCGGTCGAGCCGCGTCAGCTGGTCTTGGCTATGAGCAGCACTCCTTCGTGGGGTGCGAGGCGGATGCTCAGGGTCGAGTCTTCGAGCTGGCGTTCATGCGGATGCTCCGGAAAGCGGGTTGAAAAGACATTGACCGCCGAATTGTCCAGACCGGCGAGCGCCGGGTGGCTGAAACGCGTGTCGATGCCGGTCGCCGAAAAGTTGGCGAGGATGAAGGCGTGAACGCCCGGAATCGTGCGGCAGTAGCCGAAGCAGAGCGACTGGCCGTTCGTGTTCAGTTCGAGCCATTCGGTATGACCTTCCTGGAATACCTCTTCGCGCCGGAACTCGAAGAGCTTGAGGTATAAATGCAGGAGCGCCTTGTGTGACGGTTCTCTGGAATGTCGGATGAGCTGCACGGGTATCTTTTTCTTCAGGCCGAGCATTTGCCCCTGATGTATCAGATCCATGCCTGGTGAAGTGAGCATTACCAGGGCCGCGACGGCGTGGTTCGGGCCGAAGCGCTCCGAGGCTCGAACCTCGTCGTGGTTCTCGATAAACCTGCACAGCTTTTTCTGGTACTCCCAGTCGGCGAGCAGGTGCCCCTTGAGCTTCGGCACATTGACCGGCGACGCGCCGAGATAGTCGTAAAAGGGCTTGTCGTAGGTGAAGTCGAACCCCATCTGCTGCAACTCCCACTCGCGATTCCAGTACGATTCGGCCAGAAAGAGGAACTTCGGGTGTTTCTTTCTGATCGCCTCGATCGCTTTGGGCCAGAACTCCTCGGTCATCTTTCCAGCCAGATTTTCCCAGGTGGTGTTGAACACATCCTTCAGAATCAGCATGGCCACATCACATCTTACGCCATCGCACAGGTCGCTGATGTGCGACAGGTTGTGGATCATCATCTCGTGGGTGGCCGGATTGGCGTAGTTGAGCTGAAGGGTGTCGCTCCAGGGCGGGAAGTACGGGTCTTTGCCGTGGGCCAGATATTTGCCTCTCGTGTATTCGAAGCACGATGACGGGTCATGACACTGTTCATGCCTCGAAATGCTGACGAACAACTCGGGATGTTCCGGCAGCCAGCGGTTGTCGAGGGCCATGTGGTTCGGTACGAAATCGAGCATCAGCCTGATGCCCATCTCTGCCAGTCGCCGGCGGAACGCCACGAGCGCGTCGTGGCCGCCGATGATTTCGCTCACCTCGTAGGCGGGGATGGAGTAGGGAGAGCTGACAATATCCTCGGGTTGCAGATCCTTGAGATGATCGAGCAACTCCGGGCGAAGCCCAC
Protein-coding sequences here:
- a CDS encoding alpha-amylase family glycosyl hydrolase — protein: MFPLVYEINTRVWLKEISARLGHPVTLEAVPDEELQILLDGKFTHVWLMGVWRPSRYSAAIAASHRGLRPELLDHLKDLQPEDIVSSPYSIPAYEVSEIIGGHDALVAFRRRLAEMGIRLMLDFVPNHMALDNRWLPEHPELFVSISRHEQCHDPSSCFEYTRGKYLAHGKDPYFPPWSDTLQLNYANPATHEMMIHNLSHISDLCDGVRCDVAMLILKDVFNTTWENLAGKMTEEFWPKAIEAIRKKHPKFLFLAESYWNREWELQQMGFDFTYDKPFYDYLGASPVNVPKLKGHLLADWEYQKKLCRFIENHDEVRASERFGPNHAVAALVMLTSPGMDLIHQGQMLGLKKKIPVQLIRHSREPSHKALLHLYLKLFEFRREEVFQEGHTEWLELNTNGQSLCFGYCRTIPGVHAFILANFSATGIDTRFSHPALAGLDNSAVNVFSTRFPEHPHERQLEDSTLSIRLAPHEGVLLIAKTS
- a CDS encoding secondary thiamine-phosphate synthase enzyme YjbQ, with product MNYQTTTIACQTTQPIDIIDITADVRSALEESGLQQGTVTLLSRHTTACLNINEREERLMQDMTTWLKRFIPKDGDWLHNIETIDGRDNAHSHLLGLFMNSSETIPFSEGQLMLGEWQSIFFIELDGPRPKREVLVHIQGE
- the dxs gene encoding 1-deoxy-D-xylulose-5-phosphate synthase is translated as MADLVSTPATVPQAYPLLSSIHSPADLKKLNLHELEQVAAECRKKVIELVSQNGGHFGSSLGVVELTVALHYVYNSPTDRIVWDVGHQAYVHKILTGRLAQMDTNRQYHGLAGFPKRSESPHDAFDTGHASTSISAAAGLAAARDLAGRKEKVVAIIGDGSLTGGMAFEAMNHLGDTKSDVLVILNDNQMAISPSTGGLKNYLVNLTLNKTYNRLRKFVWDSISLLHNEIGETAKTAVHRLEDGIKAAFTPGAYFEALGFRYFGPIDGHNIEQLTKALHEMRQLHHPKLLHVITTKGKGFKPAEENQPKWHASAGGFDIETGKNVKAPGKPAKPKYQEVFGEALVELALKDPTITAITAAMPSGTSLDLLQKAIPSRCFDVGIAEQHAVTFAAGLACGGFKPVCAIYSTFLQRGYDQLIHDVALQNLHVVFAIDRAGLVGEDGPTHHGAFDLSFLNAVPHLTIMAPGDEQELRNMLYTALYEIKGPVAIRYPRGSGSGATLHKEFTPIPVGKGRILREGRSVALLGIGTMSQRALETAALLETAGLDPLVCDMRFLKPLDTKMIDMAAERCTHIVTIEENSIIGGFGSSVVNYLHHAHPGVKCVTFGLPDDFVTHGSMDELYREVGLDAGSLSGKILEFYRDRP